tcatcctgcTGGTGGACGGTGATTGTTCGCCAACGTGACCACGGACTGGCAGCTGGTCCTTCCCCACTGGATCATCTGCTTTACCCACTGCCCTCCATCTGTGTGACATTCTGTCCTTCACTGCCCTACTACATCCCTTTATCCCTCCTTCATTTACACCCTCTTCCTTTCATTCCTATCATTCCCTTTTCCTTCCcttgtttcccttttttctcttttatattttatactaATTCTTTCTTTGGGAATCTCTACCCACATGGTATTCTCTTCTTTTACTCCCTTACGTTGCTCCCTCCATTCTTACATCAACCTTCATTTCAACTTCCAAttcattctttattttattcatccCTTCGTTTATATTTCAACTcaaatgtctttctttctttctttctttctttctttctttcaattCAAACTTTTGTTGgattctttgtttctttcttttttctttctttctttttattccaacttaatttgtttgtttttattccagcttgtctttctttgtctttctttctgcttTTCTTCCTTACTGCTTTCTTCCTCATTTAAATTTTTCttactttctgtctgtttttcgtCCTTCATACCttctttttatttcaactttagattttttctttcttgcttagtttctttaaatgtgtttatcttTTCATTCTTTCTTAATTCCTCcattgtgttttaatttttatgctCACTCATTTTGAAGtctattttattttccttcatttttcTATCATTTTTACCTCTCACACAAAAATTCCTTCCTTCTGTGTTGTATCCATCCATTCAGCCTTTAATTACATACTTGTGTCCTTGTTAAGTcctttttgtgtcctttttaaaGTTTCTTATGAAGCATTACATTTCAGATCCATTTTTCATCAGACAGCATCACTCTACCTGAGTGGTTCAAGCACAAAGGTTAATATCATTCCTTTGATTTTGGCACTGTATCCTGTGTCATCACTCAGAAATATCCCACTAAAATTACATTTGACCAAATAAGTGCTGGTGCTCTTTGTTGCGCTCGGATAATCGCTGTGATCCGGTgtgctctcctctctgctgggtAATCAGTCCTGCGAGTGCTGTGGATAGACTGTGGGCCAGGCCAGGTTAGATTATTTATACTGGGTTTAACAGAGAGAGATTGTGGAAGATTGAAAATCTCACCCTCTGCAGCCCTTTAATTACAGCCACTCCATTTATTTTTCTAGTACTCAAAGTATCTGGCTGTGCAGGGAGTGGAGCAGCTGAGTAGATATTAGAAAAGAAATATTGATTATTGAAGGTTTAGGAAGGTCATGTGCAAAGTGTTTGTTGAGGAAATGATAGCTGAATACAGCAGGGTTAAAATACATAGATGAATTGTAGTATGATGATAGTGATTGAAtgtaaaaaaatgacatgaaaagacaaaaaatactaTTTAACAGAAAGACATTGTGAATTTAGCATCTAGATATTGATAGCCCTAATGATTTTTCAAGGAAACTTGGTAATTGTAGAAGACAATAAGCGACAAAATAggataaaacaaaaactaatgCATGAAAATATGTCTCTAAAACATCTGCATGCAGCTTTAATATATAAATGTCTTCAACAGAGAGACTACATTATGCTCTATGTGAATCTATAATGTATGAATGTGAAATTTGAATTACAGTttaaatgtagtaaatttaaatatataatttgtagtcatttgttCAACTTCTAACTTTTAAGTATACCAATGAGTGTTTATTGTAACAGGCTGTGCAGCAGGGGACAGTCCTAAAAGGACTTTGTGAAAACACAACCACCACGTAAGCTCATTTTTAAAGGgaggcagcagagagacagagagcagatgaACGAAACACGATCAGATAGGCAACAAAAAGCAGGCTGGTTTGTGAGCATGAACTGCAGGAACTAGCAAACTGTCCTGGTTGGTCAGTGTTCCAAAAATCTCTAATTCTGGTTTGGTCGAAGTAAAGCCTTAATTCGctgagttagatgtgaaaatatgctggctctacgcgctgtttctgtctcttttagtctctctctctacctTTTACTTTTCCTGTGACGTTATCCCCATCACTCGCAGTTgccatctttctcagctcagctgcctttTCCagcagtagagactgacctctggtggcgtgCACTGTACACTACAATACATCACCTCAAAACAGCAACTCTATCAGTTTAATTACGGGAGTTTTGACAGTACTGAAAATCATACTGTTGGGATTTCTAAATACTCTGGTatactgtaatactgtgataccaCTCAGGCCTTATGGCAGTcctaaaagtattaaaagtaactCATTATGCCACAGGACTCTCCCTGTCAGTCTTATGTTATTCTATAGCCTATATTATATTGGCAGATTACGATCACTGACtgtgtaagcagcatttaaTTGTTGTATCTAGTTGAGGTGAAGTTAATTTGAACTATTTTAAATACTTAATACACTGTTTGGCAATTTAATTTAGAGTATTGTACTTGTATGGTCAAAatacttattttaaaaataatataatagcAGTAGCTACAGTACAGTTATCAATAAATGGAGTTAAAATGAGTTGTGATGAATCAAAGGAATAACATTGCACAAAAATGAACTCAAAGTTCAAGTATCTAAAATACTTCAGTACCGATCTTGATCAAGTGTACTTAGTTAGAGTCGTGTTTAAGCAGTGTTTCCCAGGTGTGTCCCATGTTGTTGATGGTGTGGTCCTGCTGTGTGTTGTGCAGACCCAGCCTCAGACGGCTCCTCTCTAGAGGCCCAGATGAGGCTGAAGCGAGCACGGCTCGCCGAGGACCTGAATGAGAAGCTGGCTCTCAGGCCGGGGCCCCTGGAGCTGGTCCAAAAGAATATCATTCCCCTAGACTCTGCCATCACAATGACAGGTATCAGCAGAGAGATGCtcaacacacattaacacttgCTGCATCTCAACCTGCCTGACTCCACGTTGTGTGTTTGGTAGTGGCATCCACTAGTTTCCCTGAACAGGAGAGCACGCTTCactactgactgtgtgtgtgtgtgtgtgtgtttgttcaggtCCTTTACTAAAcagaacacacagtcacaccatTTTGTCAAACAAGCACCCACTAAAAGTACAGTGTTTATTGTAGATCTTCTATGAACATTATGTTCATCCCCCACAAACAGGTTTGTGACAGTAGCATGAACTGGACATTGCATTTAGCCTGTACACGATACATCTGACCAACAGTGGCCCCTAAATCCAAAGAAATAATTAGCTCCTTACGGACACTTAATGTTAGGAAGCCTTTCATCTAAATCTAAAGTTACAGGCTAAAACTTTGTCTGTGTGGTTGAAAAAGAAATGACTTATAAAGCCTTTGTAACGGGTgacttttaaaaagtcttacCACCAAATGTAGACAAATTAATTTTTTACTCAGAATTAAAGTAATTCACAAGTGTTGACCTCCTCACCTTTACACTCTACTGGACTCCCACTGAACCCAAtctccagaataaatgttggcactatACGTATCGTCACATCATCCCTTCTTCCTGTTCCTGagaaagtcagctcatatacatgtgaTCTGCATCAGACCATACGTATGAAACGTACAAGTGCAACACGtatgtggtttgtagaaacgtacagtgccaacattttcttctggggaCAGGTCTGCTCTTTCAGtacctgtttcctgtttttcctcCTTAATGTGATCCAAATTTCTTGGCAGGAAAaagtatttatttgtatttcgTGCACAGAGAAtgttatttacatattttagaACATTTCAGAAAAACTCTTGATCCAGCCTGGGTTTCCAAGAATGTTGAGGAAAAGGCTTGTTTCCTTTTATATGAGGTGCGTTTACAAATGCATATTGTGGACTGAAGTGTACGGGCAGCCTCCTCCAGTCTTTGATTTAAGCAAGTGCACAACATGCATGCTTAGACACTCCATTGATTTAGCACCGTGCAAAGCATCAGGCCTGAGCTGTCCCACTGCGCCGCTCAGACCTCTGACTGTTTGCCTTCTAATCCTCAACATGTTGCTCACTGTCTCTATATCATTCTTGGCAGTGCGACTAGTGTTTTTTAGACTCTGGTGTTTTAGAGATTTTATGTTTGCCCCCTTGAGCTTCCAGTAAACATGTTGCGTAAAAGAAACGGAGGCCTGCAGTCAGCTGGTTTACACTacctctgcaggaggaggggagcgCCGTTTATTGAGATGAACAGCAGCTGTATTTGGGTCCACCCATTTTCTTCCGAAGTGgcgatgtgtgtgtttgagtttgaGTGCATCCTTGTGTGGGCGTACCTGTGAGTATGTTTgtaccccccccacccctcctcccTGCTTTTGTCTGTGCTTTAACTGGCCTTGATGGCTCCAGTCACCTACAAAGCTCTGTGACAGGACCAGGCTGTTGCGTTCCCCTCGCCTACAGCATTAACCCCTCACCTTAAAGCTCTATATCGCCTGACACAACACTCCCAACGATTGTTTCAACCTCTGTCCGGTAATTTTGGAAACTATGTGACCCGCCGTAACTTCTAAATCAGCCACTTGAAAAGCGGAAGTGTACACGGCTCACAGATTTCCTGCAATTCTGCCATCTCAATCTCCCACTGACATCAAATTGTCTTAAAGACTCATGGAAACAGCATGTACTAGAGCACATGTAGCAGAGAGGGCACACACAGACGAGCAAATTCACACATGACCCGTTcagagtgtgtgttggtgtttgtgACTGTGGAGAGTGAATGAGTTAAACATGAACAGGTGGGAGGAAATGGCATTTAAGACAATGCTGTGCactaagctgtgtgtgtgtgtgttgcaaggTCATTGAGTTGCACAGAATGGGCCTGGTGCTTTGATTGAAACCAGGGTCTGTTCCTGCCTGTCACATGTTTGGATACAAAAAGAGAATCTTATACCtctctgtgcacacacaaacactgacatacacacacacacacaccaacctcTATCCCTGGCTCTGTCCCGTCAGCTCTGTTAGATAGCCGCTCTTAGCTCATCCAATTAAAGCATTGCTCACTATCAGCCAAGCCAATCAGGAGCACAGTGGATGTGAAGAGGCAGTGTCAGTCTCTCACCCACGCAGCGTAACACCTCCAGGCTGAGTGTTGTACTAGGTGTCAGTGACAGACAGGCAGTGTGTGAATACCGCTGGTCACATAGGGAACGTGCTGCGCTTTGCAATGTGCATCTGAGCTGCCCACAAACAGGTCAGTGCAAACACAGGATCAGTCCTGTTAATCACTACTGACTGCAAATTAGCAGAGTCGGCTCGGCAACATAAGCAAACGACCCCAGATCTGTTAACACATTTTGAttgagaaaagaaacaaaaacaaaatctgattGGTGCACAGAAGTCAAGACATCACCTTTTCCTGACTTCAAACCAgggagaagacacaaacagaaacacagaaatctctttaaagtgtttttacataagcagaaaatgtttgtatttgtgtagcGCACATCACTCGTTGTAAGAAAATATCAGAGCATTTAATTCAGGATTAAAGGCCCACTGTGCTTGCCATAGATGTGCGCACTTAGTTTTCCTGTGCACTGAGGGATTATTTGGAAATTTTGGATGCGCACACCTTCAGATTTACCTCCAAATAAATTGCTTAAGACAATCTAGGTAAACTCCTGGCTTTTTCACAACCTGCCCGATCCTCTGACTGCTCATGTTTCTGGCTCCTTTTTTGCAACGATGCTGTGTTCACAGATCTCAGCAGGATCTCAGTGTTATCATAATCAATAAACAACTAAAATAAGGATCAAAGTATCACGTAAAAGCAGACTGTTatatcttttcattttctcagtACTCTTAAAGTAATGCATATTGACCCTTCCTTCTCCCTCTTTGCTTTTCTTACAGTAAACCACGGTAAGTTCCCCAAGCAGGAGGATTCTTATGCATTTGAGGAGGACAGCAGCAGTGAGAGTCTGTCTCCAGAGCAGCACCACAGTGATGAGTCACAGGGCTCAGCCTGCCCTTCATCGGAGGCTGTTGGCAGTacgccctcctcctcttcttcacctGCCCTCACCAGCCCACGACAGGTACGACTCATCTGTCTCTTGACAGCATTGAGGTCAAAGATGCCTGAATTCCCTCCATCTCTGCTCTGTTTTCCTCCGTATGCTCTTCACTCTGACATTGTTGCGACTCTCACAGCTGTTGCCACTGCTTTGCTTCTCCTGCCCCCTTGTGGTGTCAGAGTGAACTGCACCACCCTCCTCAGCCTCCAGTTTTCCACCGAGTGTTGGACTGAGTTGCACTAGGCAGGTGACACATTCCATCCTGCCTGCACAGCTGCCTTTATTTCCTGGCTGCTTACCTTTCACTCACGGTGACCTCATTCCAACGGTCACACCAGCAACGGTCACTTGATTGAAATTCATGCCAGAACATGACTGTTTATATCGGTCAGACTTCTGTCTCTGAAATGCTCCAACTGAATCATCGGCTCTGAATCAGCAACTGGAAATTATTGTTGAGAGCTTTGTGGAACACTTTCACAAATGAAACATCAATCTATGTGCATTTTTGGGTGTAATTATTCCATTTGGATTACAAACCAACTGTCTTGAAAGCAGTCCTCAGTTCAACTTTAAAGGGGAAGTTACTGCAGGAAAAAACTGACTTAAATTGTACAATCAGAGAAAATAATGTCATCagagtaaaaaaataataaaaggacAACAACTACCtactttaatttacttttaccATATACTGTGAGCTAATTGGTGTGTTTTTGAGGGTTTATCCATCAAGCCATTGTATGATCCCTTTGAACTGACAATCAATACTTAACAGTTTACCAAATTAAGGATGAAGAGTAATTAAAGGCATTCCCATCATACTTAGTGTTTGGTGCTAATTAGTACATTAACTAAAATAAGCATAAAAAAGGTAAACATTAACATCTTAACAGGGGACACCATCCAGAGAGACAATCCACACTAATGTTTTGGGACCCCCAAAAAAATGTCGGGAAAAGGGGACCGTGATGGCCACTTACACTGGCACATTTTGCAGCGATAAAGCCCTGTCAACCTCCCATAAAGGCACATTCAGTCATCCACTGCTGCCTCAAAAAAAAGTGTGGCCTCTTCTAGCTGCCATAGCACAGCTGGATACTGTTAGTTAGGACAGTCAGCGAACTCCCCGTAACTACCATACATACAACGTTAGGTGTAAATGTCAGTCTTCTttgcctggggcccccagaGTCAGTGATCACCACTGTTTGTTAAACAAGAGCATGTTGgcactgtcactgtgagcatgttagcatgctgatgatAGCATTTTGTGGAAAGCACTGCTGTGACCAAGCGGCAACCTGTGGGGCTGAAATATGAAGCCAATGTGGGAGTGCCAGAAACtacagttcctcaaatggccacttgaggctggctccagaagtcaTTCAATCCCCATAGTCCCCCATATGAGCATGTCCAATTTTAGAGCTGAAACTGACATGTTTATagcctgatacaaaaaacagttttgatgtcgaaagctaatttcaacattcctTTCagctgtacagggggtgaatttttaaatAGCTTACTTGTTTAAATTTTAGTCAGGCCTATTGCCGCTATGAgtggctgtctgctgatagtgtgcTCGGCGTCTTAGTCAGAACCACACTCTCGAcaatggtcacttctggttccaaatATCCAAAATGGCTACATTAAAATGCTGATCTAGAGCCTTCAAAATTGGACACCACAAACCAGTGGTTGAGAACAAGCTGGCCATATCCAAGTAGTGACCAAGTAGAGCTTCACACAGCTGACACTATAGTGAGGCTGTAGTCTTGCTTTCCAATAAGCCAATGGACTGTTTAATctataaaatgcaataaataaataaataaataaatagtgaaACATGCCCAGAACCACAAGTGCCAGAAGTCCAGTACATAAACATAGTCAACATATAAATGTATGTTTGGGAAGCTGGTGTGTTAGAGTGACTCTGAGTAAACCCACACAAAAAggagtgtttttatttgtgaacaGGGAGGCGCAACCCGAGACCCACCTGATCAAAGCCAGGATGAAGGGCTGTCTGGTGCCAACAACAGCCAGGCTACTCCCCCAATACCTGTTCCTGCTATCGTCAAGGTCAGCAACATTTGAAGAATTTACATTCATCATAACTTTACTACTTAATTAAGTTACTCTTCTTGActtaaaactttttattttcaaatgccCAGTTAAGACCATCATACTATCTCACCCTCCTTTCTCTGAGCAGTCCAAGACGTCAGACAAGAACCGACACAAGAAGCCCAAAGATGTGAAGCCAAAGGTGAAGAAGCTCAAGTACCATCAGTACATTCCTCCGGACCAGAAGGCTGAGAAGTCCCCACCACCCATGGACTCAGCTTACGCCCgactcctccagcagcagcagctcttccTGCAGCTGCAGATCCTCAGCCAGCAGAAGCAcgctcacacacattcacagtcgCAGCAGtcgcagcagcacacacacacccaacagACTCAGGCCCAGCAGCGGCAGCCTGCTTTCAGCTACCAGCCTCACCCACCGACCCAAACCCAAAAGTGAGTCACACAGTAAATCTGATATATCTGAATACTAGTTTTTAAACCTGTATACTTAATGGCTTATTAGACAATTAGACACACTCCATTATTAATAGGTCATTCATAAAGGGTCATTAGGGCAATCGGCTTCATTTAACAATCAGCAACATATTAACTTCAAATTCAAGGCTAGCTGATCAATAAAGCTTTAGCAGAAGACTTATTAACCATTAATACCATTTGTTACAACATTTATAAAGAGTGCCTTATTAAAAAGCGGTTACTGTTGCtatttttacttcactacaacTAATCTACTAATATTTTGCCATTTCAGAGGAGCCAGTGAGCAGCTATCAGCTTGTAGCTCCAGTGCTCCATCCAGCCAAGCCAACAGTAACTCGTCGTCCCCGGTCAAGAACACATATGCCAACCAAAGTAACATCTCCCCGGTCAAACCTGGGCCCCTGCCAGCTAATCTGGATGACCTTAAAGTAGGTGTTACAAAGTGACGTTAAGTTTTCAAAAAAGAGCCTACGGGACTTGTTGACTTGTTGATGTTGACATGCCTCTTTCTGTGCTATGTAAGGTTTCAGAGCTCAGGCAGCACCTGCGTATTCGAGGCATGCCCGTCTCCGGCACCAAGACAGCCCTCATCGAGCGACTACGACCTTTCAAGGACTCCAATACCAGCTCCTCGCCCTCGGGCTCCTCTGACATCACCACAGTGACCTTCCCTGTCACACCCACAGGATCCCTGTCCTCCTACCAGTCCCCATCCTCCTCCAGCGCCCTCTCCCAGGGAGGCTACTACCCTTACCCCAGcacctcctccacccctcccaTCTCTCCGGCCTCCTCAGAGCTGTCCCTCAGCGGCTCTCTTCCTGACAGCTTCAGCGACGTGCCCATGTCCTCGCCAACACAGTTCGCCCTCCAGCCGTCTCCAGCCCAACTCAGCATGGAGGACGGCCTGGGAGGGGGAGGACCAAGGGTGGGGGAGGGTGGAGGTATGGATGGAGTGGATGCTGAAAAAGATAAGATGCTGGTGGAAAAGCAGAAGGTGATTGAGGAGCTGACATGGAAGCTGCATCAGGAGCAGAGACAGGTGAGTAGACGGCAGTGTACCAATCTACAATAACCTTAATTATCaaaatacatatacagtacaggccaaaagtttggacacaccttctcattcaatgcgttttctttattttcatgactatttacattgtagattctcactgaaggcatcaaaactatgaatgaacgcatgtggagttatgtacttaacaaaaaaaggtgaaataactgaaaacatgttttatattctagtttcttcaaaatagccaccctttgctctgattactgctttgcacactcttggcattctctccatgagcttcaagaggtagtcacctgaaatggtttccacttcacaggtgtgccttatcagggttaattagtggaatttcttgctttatcaatggggttgggaccatcagttgtgttgtgcagaagtcaggttaatacacagccgacagccctattggacaactgttaaaattcatattatggcaagaaccaatcagctaactaaagaaaaacgagtggccatcattactttaagaaatgaaggtcagtcagtccggaaaattgcaaaaactttaaatgtgtccccaagtggagtcgcaaaaaccatcaagcgctacaacgaaactggcacacatgaggaccgacccaggaaaggaagaccaagagtcacctctgcttctgaggataagttcatccgagtcaccggcctcagaaatcgcaagttaacagcagctgagatcagagaccagatgaatgccacacagagttctagcagcagacccatctctagaacaactgttaagaggagactgcaccaatcaggccttcatggtcaaatagctgctaggaaaccactactaaggagaggcaacaagcagaagagatttgtttggtccaagaaacacaaggaatggacattagaccagtggaaatctgtgctttggtctgatgagtccaaatttgagatctttggttccaaccgccgtgtctttgtgagacgcagaaaaggtgaacggatggattccacatgcctggttcccactgtgaagcatggaggaggaggtgtgatggtgtgggggtgttttgctggtgacactgttggggatttattcaaaattgaaggcacattgaaccagcatggctaccacagcatcctgcagcgacatgccatcccatccggtttgcgtttagttggacgatcatttatttttcaacaggacaatgaccccaaacacacctccaggctgtgtaagggctatttgaccaagaaggagagtgatggagtgctgcggcagatgacctggcctccacagtcactggacctgaacccaatcgagatggtttggggtgagctggaccgcagagtgaaggcaaaggggccaacaagtgctaaacacctctgggaactccttcaagactgttggaaaaccatttcaggtgactacctcttgaagctcatggagagaatgccaagagtgtgcaaagcagtaatcagagcaaagggtggctattttgaagaaactagaatataaaacatgttttcagttatttcacctttttttgttaagtacataactccacatgtgttcattcatagttttgatgccttcagtggaatctacaatgtaaatagtcatgaaaataaagaaaacgcattgaatgagaaggtgtgtccaaacttttggcctgtactgtatttaaataTCGACTGACACATTCACCTTTATCACCATTCCTGCTAGGTTGAAGAGCTAAGGATGCAGCTCCACAAAAGGAAACGCTGCTATGGAGCAACACAGGACactgctcctcctccatctcaccCCTCCATGCACCACCAGCAGACTCCAGCCATGATGGGCCAGCACTTCTTTGGGGTGACTATCAAGCAGGAGCCCATGTCCTTGTCCTCCAGCTGCCCTCTGTCCTCTCCCAAACAGCTGAAGAGCTCTCCTGGCAGCTGCATGGAGGATATTGGACACTGCAACAACCCCCTCTCAAACATGGGGGGCCCCAGTGGGCCACAGTGTATGGACACTTCCTCTGGCAGCCCCTCCACAATGTCCGCTTTCCTCAGTCCACAGTGCTCACCACAAGACTCCCCCATCggaaagccttccagcagccccCAGCCTTCATCTCCTAACAACCCCTACTTGCTATCACCTCCATTGGGGAGGGACGGCTGTGGTCACCCCCACCCCCAGAGCAATAACAGAGCACGCAACATGCAGGTATGATGTATTTATGGACACAAGTATTACTCTTAAATGTTCCGTGGAGAAGTCAGACAATTTATCTAATATTATACCAAGTGATAGAAAATACCAAGGTTGGAAATACAAATGTTCAATGACATGGCCACCTGCCTTGGCAACGTTGGCTGGTTGC
The nucleotide sequence above comes from Epinephelus lanceolatus isolate andai-2023 chromosome 21, ASM4190304v1, whole genome shotgun sequence. Encoded proteins:
- the myocd gene encoding myocardin isoform X5 — protein: MNAVKCSEVLVNGPEDRQCPGHLQRATQGHGGATRLTERRNHIVKKQLPSTEGHNVLQLRLQQRRTREQLADQGIMPLNHGKFPKQEDSYAFEEDSSSESLSPEQHHSDESQGSACPSSEAVGSTPSSSSSPALTSPRQGGATRDPPDQSQDEGLSGANNSQATPPIPVPAIVKSKTSDKNRHKKPKDVKPKVKKLKYHQYIPPDQKAEKSPPPMDSAYARLLQQQQLFLQLQILSQQKHAHTHSQSQQSQQHTHTQQTQAQQRQPAFSYQPHPPTQTQKGASEQLSACSSSAPSSQANSNSSSPVKNTYANQSNISPVKPGPLPANLDDLKVSELRQHLRIRGMPVSGTKTALIERLRPFKDSNTSSSPSGSSDITTVTFPVTPTGSLSSYQSPSSSSALSQGGYYPYPSTSSTPPISPASSELSLSGSLPDSFSDVPMSSPTQFALQPSPAQLSMEDGLGGGGPRVGEGGGMDGVDAEKDKMLVEKQKVIEELTWKLHQEQRQVEELRMQLHKRKRCYGATQDTAPPPSHPSMHHQQTPAMMGQHFFGVTIKQEPMSLSSSCPLSSPKQLKSSPGSCMEDIGHCNNPLSNMGGPSGPQCMDTSSGSPSTMSAFLSPQCSPQDSPIGKPSSSPQPSSPNNPYLLSPPLGRDGCGHPHPQSNNRARNMQMQQKNGGQAVNCSYPSDQRALQGVFPNSTDCGHSGSAKSENQNMQPKMSVMPSPRHVGLKCQVPPPAFSSSDSDASVLRQPPCYEDAVKQQLTRSQQMDELLDVLIESGEMPANAREERERASVTKVVPHITVSPGCPGLLIPRFHRHYEHLSPSQLPYDHSANHITESHLENLLGSPVGRGGEVALLKMPTEDGGQEDEGNRDGEGYGSPHNHHRHPHHPQQDKLLTNRDLMDTPLSPIGTKVSTVPEVQGMVSMTFSETPWETMEWLDLTPPSSATAFSIAPPSGPSIFNTEFLDVTDINLNSAMDLHLEHW
- the myocd gene encoding myocardin isoform X9 codes for the protein MTLLGSEHSILIRSKFRSVNHGKFPKQEDSYAFEEDSSSESLSPEQHHSDESQGSACPSSEAVGSTPSSSSSPALTSPRQGGATRDPPDQSQDEGLSGANNSQATPPIPVPAIVKSKTSDKNRHKKPKDVKPKVKKLKYHQYIPPDQKAEKSPPPMDSAYARLLQQQQLFLQLQILSQQKHAHTHSQSQQSQQHTHTQQTQAQQRQPAFSYQPHPPTQTQKGASEQLSACSSSAPSSQANSNSSSPVKNTYANQSNISPVKPGPLPANLDDLKVSELRQHLRIRGMPVSGTKTALIERLRPFKDSNTSSSPSGSSDITTVTFPVTPTGSLSSYQSPSSSSALSQGGYYPYPSTSSTPPISPASSELSLSGSLPDSFSDVPMSSPTQFALQPSPAQLSMEDGLGGGGPRVGEGGGMDGVDAEKDKMLVEKQKVIEELTWKLHQEQRQVEELRMQLHKRKRCYGATQDTAPPPSHPSMHHQQTPAMMGQHFFGVTIKQEPMSLSSSCPLSSPKQLKSSPGSCMEDIGHCNNPLSNMGGPSGPQCMDTSSGSPSTMSAFLSPQCSPQDSPIGKPSSSPQPSSPNNPYLLSPPLGRDGCGHPHPQSNNRARNMQMQQKNGGQAVNCSYPSDQRALQGVFPNSTDCGHSGSAKSENQNMQPKMSVMPSPRHVGLKCQVPPPAFSSSDSDASVLRQPPCYEDAVKQQLTRSQQMDELLDVLIESGEMPANAREERERASVTKVVPHITVSPGCPGLLIPRFHRHYEHLSPSQLPYDHSANHITESHLENLLGSPVGRGGEVALLKMPTEDGGQEDEGNRDGEGYGSPHNHHRHPHHPQQDKLLTNRDLMDTPLSPIGTKVSTVPEVQGMVSMTFSETPWETMEWLDLTPPSSATAFSIAPPSGPSIFNTEFLDVTDINLNSAMDLHLEHW
- the myocd gene encoding myocardin isoform X7, which translates into the protein MNAVKCSEVLVNGPEDRQCPGHLQRATQGHGGATRLTERRNHIVKKQLPSTEGHNVNHGKFPKQEDSYAFEEDSSSESLSPEQHHSDESQGSACPSSEAVGSTPSSSSSPALTSPRQGGATRDPPDQSQDEGLSGANNSQATPPIPVPAIVKSKTSDKNRHKKPKDVKPKVKKLKYHQYIPPDQKAEKSPPPMDSAYARLLQQQQLFLQLQILSQQKHAHTHSQSQQSQQHTHTQQTQAQQRQPAFSYQPHPPTQTQKGASEQLSACSSSAPSSQANSNSSSPVKNTYANQSNISPVKPGPLPANLDDLKVSELRQHLRIRGMPVSGTKTALIERLRPFKDSNTSSSPSGSSDITTVTFPVTPTGSLSSYQSPSSSSALSQGGYYPYPSTSSTPPISPASSELSLSGSLPDSFSDVPMSSPTQFALQPSPAQLSMEDGLGGGGPRVGEGGGMDGVDAEKDKMLVEKQKVIEELTWKLHQEQRQVEELRMQLHKRKRCYGATQDTAPPPSHPSMHHQQTPAMMGQHFFGVTIKQEPMSLSSSCPLSSPKQLKSSPGSCMEDIGHCNNPLSNMGGPSGPQCMDTSSGSPSTMSAFLSPQCSPQDSPIGKPSSSPQPSSPNNPYLLSPPLGRDGCGHPHPQSNNRARNMQMQQKNGGQAVNCSYPSDQRALQGVFPNSTDCGHSGSAKSENQNMQPKMSVMPSPRHVGLKCQVPPPAFSSSDSDASVLRQPPCYEDAVKQQLTRSQQMDELLDVLIESGEMPANAREERERASVTKVVPHITVSPGCPGLLIPRFHRHYEHLSPSQLPYDHSANHITESHLENLLGSPVGRGGEVALLKMPTEDGGQEDEGNRDGEGYGSPHNHHRHPHHPQQDKLLTNRDLMDTPLSPIGTKVSTVPEVQGMVSMTFSETPWETMEWLDLTPPSSATAFSIAPPSGPSIFNTEFLDVTDINLNSAMDLHLEHW